A region from the Polaribacter sp. Hel1_33_78 genome encodes:
- a CDS encoding DUF4293 domain-containing protein: MIQRIQTIYLLIASIVSGGLIFVFNLWKTLKEQIFVLDLFEEGLFTLNVVPFMFITSSILSLVTIFLYKNRKLQFVIGRIIILMNLFLLGLLIYLSLTLSGETIVSEKGIGMFLPILVVLLIVLANKAIKKDEDLVKSVDRLR, from the coding sequence ATGATTCAAAGAATACAAACAATATATTTACTTATAGCTTCAATAGTTTCTGGAGGATTAATTTTTGTATTTAATTTATGGAAAACCTTAAAAGAACAAATTTTTGTATTAGATTTGTTTGAAGAAGGGTTATTTACTTTAAACGTAGTGCCTTTTATGTTCATTACATCTTCGATTTTATCATTAGTAACTATCTTTTTATATAAGAACAGAAAGTTACAATTTGTAATCGGACGTATAATAATTTTGATGAATCTTTTTTTATTAGGATTATTGATTTATTTATCTCTAACTTTATCTGGAGAAACAATTGTTTCTGAGAAAGGTATTGGAATGTTCTTACCAATTTTAGTCGTTTTGCTTATTGTTTTAGCAAATAAAGCTATTAAAAAGGATGAAGATCTCGTAAAATCTGTAGATAGATTGCGATAA
- a CDS encoding response regulator transcription factor has translation MKKKIYVHVADDHKILIEGIIAIINTDKDIAIRGYSLTGKEVIDWFDKKENKADVLILDITMPFLDGFEVLQHFNKKGIRQNVIILSSYDDIKIVQEMLSLGCKGYISKKNAGDHVIDAIKAVANGDQYFSSDIQTVLLKSFAGQQVPVGDAPNKFIIETLTDRELDVLKLITQQFNSPEIADALSLGISTVETHRKNLLRKLKVKNSVGLAMYAVRNNIV, from the coding sequence ATGAAGAAAAAGATATACGTTCACGTAGCTGATGATCATAAGATATTGATTGAGGGTATTATAGCTATCATTAATACAGATAAGGATATCGCAATAAGAGGATATTCTTTAACTGGTAAAGAAGTTATTGATTGGTTTGATAAAAAGGAAAATAAGGCAGATGTTTTAATTTTAGATATTACAATGCCTTTTCTAGATGGTTTTGAAGTGTTGCAACATTTTAATAAAAAAGGAATTAGACAAAATGTTATTATCCTCTCTAGTTACGATGATATAAAGATTGTACAAGAAATGTTAAGTCTTGGTTGCAAAGGTTATATTAGTAAGAAGAATGCAGGAGATCATGTTATAGATGCTATAAAGGCAGTTGCGAATGGGGATCAATATTTTAGTAGTGATATTCAAACGGTTCTTTTAAAATCTTTTGCTGGTCAACAGGTGCCTGTCGGTGATGCACCAAATAAATTTATAATCGAAACCTTAACAGATAGAGAGTTGGATGTTTTAAAATTAATAACACAACAATTTAATTCTCCAGAGATTGCAGATGCATTGAGTTTAGGCATTAGTACAGTAGAAACTCATCGGAAAAATTTATTAAGAAAATTAAAAGTAAAAAATTCAGTGGGTTTGGCCATGTATGCAGTACGAAATAATATAGTGTAA